One genomic region from Chionomys nivalis chromosome 17, mChiNiv1.1, whole genome shotgun sequence encodes:
- the LOC130888734 gene encoding cytochrome b-c1 complex subunit 7 isoform X1 encodes MAGRPAVAASSKWLDGFRKWYYNAAGFNKLGLMRDDTLHETEDVKEAIRRLPEHLYNDRMFRIKRALDLSMRHQILPKEQWTKYEEDKFYLKPYLKEVIRERKEKEEWAKK; translated from the exons ATGGCGGGCAGACCTGCTG TTGCAGCATCAAGCAAGTGGCTGGATGGTTTTCGAAAATGGTATTATAATGCTGCTGGATTCAACAAACTGG GTTTAATGCGAGATGATACACTACATGAGACTGAAGATGTGAAAGAAGCCATAAGAAGGCTTCCTGAGCATCTTTATAATGACAGAATGTTTCGAATTAAGAGAGCCCTGGACCTGAGCATGCGGCATCAGATCTTGCCTAAGGAGCAGTGGACAAAATATGAGGAG gACAAATTCTACCTTAAACCCTATCTGAAAGAAGTTATtcgggaaagaaaagagaaagaagaatgggcAAAGAAGTGA
- the LOC130888734 gene encoding cytochrome b-c1 complex subunit 7 isoform X2 yields the protein MRDDTLHETEDVKEAIRRLPEHLYNDRMFRIKRALDLSMRHQILPKEQWTKYEEDKFYLKPYLKEVIRERKEKEEWAKK from the exons ATGCGAGATGATACACTACATGAGACTGAAGATGTGAAAGAAGCCATAAGAAGGCTTCCTGAGCATCTTTATAATGACAGAATGTTTCGAATTAAGAGAGCCCTGGACCTGAGCATGCGGCATCAGATCTTGCCTAAGGAGCAGTGGACAAAATATGAGGAG gACAAATTCTACCTTAAACCCTATCTGAAAGAAGTTATtcgggaaagaaaagagaaagaagaatgggcAAAGAAGTGA